A genomic region of Trifolium pratense cultivar HEN17-A07 linkage group LG3, ARS_RC_1.1, whole genome shotgun sequence contains the following coding sequences:
- the LOC123917402 gene encoding uncharacterized protein LOC123917402 has product MFNELTTGSYRIPWLIWIQLIVLILLFALFYFFTIVFDDDAATVSALPETSSASTKGFLFEEIQQIDNDSIAPVSTNRQHQITLEGGRNRSIKGEKGCSSSMRSGEIMEAGESSTKLSFHPCQFFQSATVAFLKCFGLDSTSDETSSNRKRRKRKES; this is encoded by the exons ATGTTCAACGAGTTAACAACAGGGAGCTATAGAATTCCATGGTTGATTTGGATTCAGTTAATTGTTCTTATTCTCCTTTTTGCACTTTTCTATTTCTTCACTATCGTTTTCGATGATGACGCCGCCACCGTCTCCGCCTTACCAGAAACCTCATCCGCCTCTACTAAAGGCTTTTTGTTTGAGGAGATTCAACAGATTGACAATGACTCAATTGCCCCTGTTTCAACTAACCGTCAACACCAGATTACGCTGGAG GGTGGACGGAACCGAAGTATTAAAGGCGAGAAAGGATGTTCTTCAAGCATGAGAAGCGGAGAGATTATGGAGGCAGGAGAGTCTTCAACAAAACTGAGTTTCCACCCTTGTCAATTCTTCCAATCCGCCACAGTAGCATTTCTCAAATGTTTTGGCCTCGATTCCACTTCTGATGAAACTTCATCAAACCGGAAAcgtagaaaaagaaaagaaagttga
- the LOC123917107 gene encoding protein MIZU-KUSSEI 1 has protein sequence MGEPRSSYTSTSPNSPRSSSSSSTTTLPSPPPLPQKISLIEPSKKQKHKQKPFRVFRSVFRSLPIISPACKFPSIQTGTAESHHKNIGGSTGIKVSGTLFGYRKGRVSLSIQENPKCLPSLVIELSMQTSVLQKEMAAGMVRIALECEKRQDKDKTLLIEEPLWTMFCNGKKTGYGVRREATEEDLNVMELLKATTMGAGIVPMKTEVENVDGELAYMRASFEHVIGSKDSETLYMLSPEGSDTGPELTIFFVRI, from the coding sequence ATGGGGGAGCCAAGATCATCATACACATCAACATCTCCAAATTCTccaagatcatcatcatcatcatcaacaacaacattaccATCTCCACCACCACTTCCTCAGAAAATATCCCTCATCGAACcttccaaaaaacaaaaacacaaacaaaaacctTTTCGTGTTTTCCGTTCCGTTTTTCGATCTTTACCCATCATATCTCCTGCATGTAAATTTCCATCAATTCAAACCGGAACCGCCGAAAGCCACCATAAAAACATCGGTGGAAGCACCGGTATAAAAGTATCCGGTACATTGTTCGGTTACCGGAAAGGACGTGTTAGTCTCTCCATTCAAGAGAATCCAAAGTGTCTACCTTCATTGGTAATTGAACTTTCCATGCAAACAAGTGTTCTACAAAAAGAAATGGCTGCAGGGATGGTGAGGATTGCGCTCGAATGCGAAAAACGACAAGATAAAGATAAGACATTGTTGATTGAAGAGCCTTTGTGGACAATGTTTTGTAATGGGAAGAAAACAGGTTATGGTGTGAGGAGAGAAGCAACAGAAGAGGATTTAAATGTTATGGAACTTCTTAAAGCAACTACAATGGGTGCTGGAATTGTTCCAATGAAAACTGAAGTTGAAAATGTTGATGGAGAATTGGCTTATATGAGAGCTTCTTTTGAACATGTAATAGGGTCTAAGGATTCTGAGACTCTTTATATGTTGAGTCCTGAGGGAAGTGATACTGGTCCTGAGCTTACTATATTTTTCGTGAGGATTTAA
- the LOC123913746 gene encoding 4-alpha-glucanotransferase, chloroplastic/amyloplastic-like: protein MAMTLSLSITTVSSPRWTSSSILKFKPNSSPLSFPRASSFSTTSLTQLTVGEDLPPNYGDWLPKPQLHLRRRAGILLHPTSFQGPYGIGDLGNETFRFIDWLHQTGCSLWQVLPLVPPGRKANEEGSPYSGQDANCGNTLLISLEELVEDGLLEKHELPKPIDAERVNFSVVADLKDPLITKAAERLISSKGELKTQLENFRRDPSISSWLEDAAYFAAIDDSLNTLSWYDWPEPLKNRHIVALEDIYEQKRDFINVFIAQQFLFQRQWQKVRNYAQSKGIRIMGDMPIYVGYHSADVWANKNQFALNRKGFPLLVSGVPPDAFSETGQLWGSPLYDWKAMEKEGYSWWIRRIRRAQDIYDEFRLDHFRGLAGFWAVPSEAKVAMGGKWKVGPGTSFFDAISRAVGSINITAEDLGVITEDVVQLRKSIGAPGMAVLQFGFGGGADNPHLPHNHECNQVVYTGTHDNDTIQGWWEALTKEEKSHVLSYISLTREDDIPWALIQTALASVAQTAIIPMQDVLGLGSSARMNIPATQFGNWGWRVPSSVSFDRLEREATRLKELLSMYGRL, encoded by the exons ATGGCTATGACTCTGAGTCTCAGCATCACAACAGTATCTTCCCCACGGTGGACCTCATCATCCATTCTCAAATTCAAACCCAATTCATCACCACTTTCATTCCCTCGTGCTTCTTCTTTTTCTACCACTTCCTTAACTCAACTCACCGTCGGTGAAGATTTACCGCCAAATTACGGTGATTGGCTTCCCAAACCCCAACTTCACCTTCGTAGAAGAGCTGGCATTCTACTCCATCCGACGTCGTTTCAAGGCCCCTACGGAATCGGCGATCTCGGAAATGAGACCTTTCGTTTCATTGACTGGCTCCATCAAACCGGTTGCTCCCTTTGGCAG GTTCTTCCTCTTGTGCCACCTGGTAGAAAGGCTAATGAAGAGGGATCTCCTTACTCAGGCCAg GATGCGAATTGTGGCAACACACTTTTGATTTCTCTTGAAGAGCTTGTTGAGGATGGATTGTTGGAAAAACACGAGCTTCCCAAACCAAT TGATGCAGAGCGCGTGAATTTTTCGGTTGTTGCTGATCTTAAGGATCCTTTGATAACTAAG GCTGCAGAGAGGCTCATTTCAAGCAAAGGGGAGCTCAAAACGCAGCTTGAGAATTTTCGTAGGGATCCTAGCATATCAA gCTGGCTTGAAGATGCAGCTTACTTTGCTGCTATTGACGACAGTTTGAACACACTCAGCTGGTATGATTGGCCTGAACCTTTAAAAAACCGCCATATTGTAGCTCTAGAAGATATTTATGAACAAAAGCGAGATTTT ATAAATGTATTTATTGCCCAACAGTTCTTGTTTCAAAGGCAATGGCAGAAAGTTCGTAACTATGCGCAGAGTAAGGGAATCAGAATAATGGGAGACATGCCCATTTACGTTGGTTATCATAGTGCAGATGTTTGGGCAAATAAGAACCAATTTGCACTG AACAGGAAAGGCTTTCCTCTTTTAGTGAGTGGCGTTCCTCCTGATGCATTCAGTGAAACTGGTCAGCTGTGGGGAAG CCCCCTGTATGATTGGAAAGCCATGGAAAAAGAAGGATACTCATGGTGGATACGCCGCATACGACGTGCACAAGATATATATGACGAATTTAGGCTTGACCATTTTAGAGGATTGGCTGGATTTTGGGCTGTTCCCTCTG AAGCAAAAGTAGCTATGGGTGGAAAGTGGAAG GTAGGACCTGGCACATCCTTCTTTGATGCCATTTCTAGAGCTGTTGGGAGCATTAATATCACAGCAGAAGACTTG GGAGTTATCACTGAGGATGTAGTGCAACTAAGAAAATCCATTGGAGCCCCTGGAATGGCTGTCCTCCAGTTTG GGTTTGGAGGTGGTGCTGATAACCCTCATTTGCCGCATAATCACGAGTGCAATCAAGTTGTCTATACAGGGACTCATGACAATGACACG ATTCAGGGTTGGTGGGAAGCTTTAACCAAAGAAGAGAAATCCCAT GTATTGAGTTATATTTCATTAACCAGAGAAGATGATATTCCGTGGGCACTAATCCAGACAGCTCTGGCCTCTGTTGCTCAAACAGCAATAATACCTATGCAAGATGTTCTTGGACTCGGGAGTTCTGCCAGGATGAATATTCCTGCAACTCAG TTTGGAAACTGGGGATGGAGGGTTCCAAGTTCTGTGAGCTTTGACAGGTTAGAGAGAGAGGCAACCAGACTTAAAGAGTTGCTTTCAATGTATGGTCGGCTTTGA
- the LOC123913747 gene encoding F-box/kelch-repeat protein SKIP6-like — protein sequence MKNQNLIPSLPDDVAVNCLARVPRSQHTTLSLVSKPIRSLISSPLFFTARSLIHSTQHILYLSLRSRATTLQWFTLHNNHRLIPLPPPPSPALGSCYAVIGHTIYIIGGSINDIPSRHVWILDCRFHRWLPGPSMRVSREFAAAGVIDGKIYVIGGCVPDNWSKSANWAEVFDPATSRWEGIPSPPEIREKWMHASAVMDGKVYAMADRGGVSLDPSSRAWESVGTELDLGWRGRACVVNGILYCYDYLGKIKGFDVKNSLWKELKGLSKGLPRFLCGATMANVGGKLVVVWECHGYLNRKGKEKEMEIWCAEIAVNKNKDGELSGEVCWVKNVLSVPKGSSIVHCSSVAL from the coding sequence ATGAAGAATCAGAACTTGATCCCATCTCTTCCAGACGACGTCGCCGTAAACTGTCTCGCACGTGTCCCTCGCTCACAACACACAACTCTCTCTCTCGTTTCAAAACCAATCCGTTCTCTCATATCTTCTCCACTCTTCTTCACCGCTCGTTCTCTCATTCACTCTACCCAACACATCCTCTACCTCTCACTTCGCTCACGCGCCACCACTCTTCAATGGTTCACGCTCCACAATAATCACCGCCTCATTCCTCTACCTCCTCCCCCTTCTCCCGCTCTTGGCTCCTGTTACGCCGTCATCGGCCACACAATCTACATCATCGGTGGTTCAATCAACGATATCCCTTCCCGTCATGTTTGGATCCTCGATTGCCGCTTCCACCGCTGGCTTCCCGGTCCTTCCATGCGTGTCTCACGTGAATTCGCCGCTGCTGGTGTTATTGACGGCAAAATTTACGTAATCGGCGGTTGCGTTCCTGATAATTGGTCTAAATCAGCTAATTGGGCGGAGGTTTTCGATCCAGCCACTAGCCGCTGGGAAGGCATTCCTAGCCCGCCGGAGATTCGTGAGAAGTGGATGCATGCCAGTGCTGTCATGGACGGCAAGGTTTACGCCATGGCTGATCGCGGTGGTGTTTCACTCGATCCAAGTAGCCGCGCGTGGGAGAGCGTGGGGACCGAGCTTGACCTCGGGTGGCGAGGGAGGGCTTGTGTTGTCAATGGAATTCTGTATTGCTATGATTACTTGGGGAAAATCAAAGGTTTTGATGTGAAAAATAGTTTGTGGAAGGAATTGAAGGGTTTGAGTAAAGGTTTGCCGAGGTTTCTTTGTGGAGCTACAATGGCTAATGTTGGTGGAAAATTGGTTGTGGTTTGGGAGTGCCATGGGTATTTGAATAGGAAggggaaagaaaaagaaatggaGATTTGGTGTGCTGAGATTGCTGTGAATAAGAACAAGGATGGTGAATTGTCGGGTGAAGTTTGTTGGGTAAAAAATGTTCTCTCTGTTCCAAAAGGATCCTCCATTGTTCATTGTTCTTCTGTTGCCTTGTGA
- the LOC123913748 gene encoding 60S ribosomal protein L6-like — protein sequence MAPKQRTARVSRNPELIRGIGKYSRSTMYHKRGLWAIKAKHGGAFPRHDPVAKPETPAEKPPKFYPADDVKKPLRNKHKPKPTKLRASITPGTVLIILAGRFKGKRVVFLKQLPSGLLLVTGPFKINGVPLRRVNQAYVIGTSTKVDVSSVNVDKFDDKYFSKESQKKTKKGEGEFFEADKEDKKVLPQEKKDDQKTVDAGLLKAIESVPDLKTYLGARFSLKAGVKPHELLF from the exons ATGGCACCAAAACAAAGAACAGCTAGAGTTAGCCGTAACCCTGAATTGATCAGGGGTATCGGAAAATACTCTAGGTCTACCATGTACCACAAGAGAGGTCTTTGGGCTATCAAGGCCAAACACGGCGGCGCTTTTCCTCGCCATGATCCCGTCGCTAAACCTGAAACTCCCGCTGAGAAGCCTCCCAAATTCTACCCCGCTGATGATGTCAAGAAGCCCCTCCGTAACAAGCACAAACCAAAACCTACTAAGCTCAG GGCTAGCATTACTCCCGGCACAGTGTTGATTATTCTTGCCGGAAGATTCAAGGGGAAGAGAGTTGTGTTTCTCAAGCAACTTCCTTCTGGACTTCTTCTCGTAACCG GTCCATTCAAGATTAACGGAGTCCCTTTGAGGCGTGTGAATCAGGCTTATGTTATCGGAACATCAACCAAAGTAGACGTTTCTTCAGTTAATGTCGATAAGTTTGATGACAAGTACTTTTCAAAGGAATCCCAAAAGAAGACAAAGAAGGGAGAGGGCGAGTTCTTTGAGGCAGATAAGGAG GATAAAAAGGTTCTCCCCCAGGAAAagaaggatgatcagaagactGTCGATGCTGGTTTGTTAAAAGCCATCGAGAGTGTTCCGGACTTGAAGACTTACCTAGGTGCTAGGTTTTCCTTGAAGGCTGGTGTGAAGCCTCACGAGTTACTCTTCTAG